The genomic window CCCCTTCGGCCCCGCCGTCATGGAGGAGCAGGGCGTGGGCCTGACCCTGGACGAGTTCAACGCCCAGTCCGCCTCCGGGCACCTGGCCGGCCACGTGGGCTTCAACGAGTCCGTGAACATGATCTGCGACGCCATCGGCTGGAAGCTGGACAAGCCCGTGGAGCAGTCCATGGCCCCGATCGTCTCGAACGTCCTGCGCAAGACGAAATACGCGGAAGTGAAGCCCGGGAACGTCGCCGGCTGCACCATGCTGGGCTTCGGCACCGTGGACGGCAAGCTGGCCGTCGAGATGGTCCACCCCCAGCAGATCGAACCCGAGCTCGAAGGCACCGACACCGGCGACTACGTGGTGATCAAGGGCACCCCCAACGTGAACCTGTCCAACAAGCCCGAGATCCCCGGCGGCATCGGCACCATCGCCATGTGCATCAACATGATCCCCCAGGTGATCAACGCGCGCCCGGGCCTGTTCACGATGATCGACCTGCCCGTGCCCCGCGCCATCATGGGCGACATGAGGGAACAGATCCATCCGTAGCTTTTCCCCGGCGATCCTCTGCGAGGCCTCGCGGAGGATCGCCGGAAAAGACAAAAAGGGAGCCAATGATGAACGTCATTCCCAAGGGCACCTGGGTCGAGATCGAGCGGGTGCTGCTTCAGCCCGGGGACCGGGCCCCCAATCTCCCGGAAGAGACCCGGATCTGTCCCTACGTCCTCAGAATCTCGGGCTTCCTCCAGGAGGATGCCGAACTGGGAGCCCAGGTCACGGTGCACAGCCTGATCGGCCATGCCCACCAGGGCGCCCTGAAGGTCGTCAATCCCGGCTATTCCCACAGCTTCGGCACGACCGTTCCGGAACTCCTCCACATCGGGGTGCGCCCATGAAGGACATGTCCTACCAGGCCGTCATGGGCCGGCGCAACGAGATCATGAAGGCCAGCCTGGGGATCGATTTCACCGACTACATCCAGAGCCCCATCGCCTTCGACTACGAGCGCATGATGCGCGAGACCGGGTACGCCCTGGAGGACATCGTCCGAATCCAGGCGGAGACCAAGGTCGGCAACACGCCGCTGTTCGAACTGACCAACCTCACCGAGGCGGTGCGCGCCTTCGCGGGCCCCGGCAAGGGCGCCCGCATCCTCGTCAAGGACGAGGCCGCCAACGCGGGCGGGTCCTTCAAGGCCCGCCGCGCGGCCATCAGCGCCTTCGAGGCGAAAAAGCGCGGCTACGCGGGCCTCGTGGCGGCCACCTCCGGCAACTACGGCGCGGCCGTGGCATCCCAGGCCGCCATGCGCGGGCTGAAGTGCATCATCGTCCAGGAGGTCTTCGACAGCCGTGGCGTGGGGCAGCCCGAGATCCTGGAGAAGAGCCGGGCCTGCGAGGCCTACGGGGCCGAAGTGCAGCGCCTCTCCGTGGGGCCCGAGCTCTTCTTCCAGCTGCTGCTCACCCTCGAGACCACGGGCTTCTTCAACGCCAGCCTCTACACCCCCTTCGGCATCAAGGGCGTGGAGACCCTGGGGGTCGAGGTGGCCGAACAGGTGCGGGCGCGCTACGGCCAGGATCCCGACGCCGTGGTCATCACCCACGCGGGCGGCGGCAACCTCACGGGCACCGCCCGCGGGCTCATCGCGGCCGGGAGCACCGGCACCCGCGTCGTGGCCTGCTCCGTGGACCTGGGCGGCCTGCACATGGCCTCCGACACGGACTTCAACCGCAAGTCCTTCACCACCGGCCACACGGGCTTCGGCGTGCCCTTCGCCACCTGGCCGGACCGGGTGGACGTGCCCCGCAACGCGGCCCGCAGCCTGCGCTACATGGACGAGTACCAGCTGGTCACCCAGGGCGAGGTGTTCTACGTCACCGAACTCCTGGCCAAGCTGGAGGGCCTGGAACGGGGCCCGGCGGGCAACACCAGCCTCACGGCGGCCGTGACCCTGGCCCGCGCCATGGACCGGGACCAGATCGTGGTGGTTCAGGAGACGGAGTACACCGGCGCCGGCAAGCACCACAACCGCCAGCTCTCCTTCGCCCGGGAGAACGGCATCGAGGTGCGGGTGGGCGATCCCCGGGAGAACGTCCCCGGCAGGGTGATCGTCATACCCGAGCGCCTGGAGCAGGTGCGGGGCAGCGTCCAGGACATGGACAAGCTGCGTCTGTCCTACCTGCGCAACGCCGCCAAGGCCCATCCCATCCCGCTGTGGAGCGATGCGGACCGGGCCTTCCTCGCCGCCGACCTCAAGAAGGACCTCGACTGGGTGGCCCAGGCCGCCGCGACCCTCTGAACCCAACGGAGAACCCCATGACGGATGAAACCCAGGCCCGGAAAGACCGGTTCGCGCTCCGCCAGGCCGAACTGGCCCAGCTGAGCGACGCCCAGCTCAAGGAACGCTTCTGGCAGCTCTGCAACCAGGTGGTGGCACCCATCGTGGACCTCGCCCGCACCCACACCAGCCCGTCCATCGAGCGCTCCGTACTCCTGCGCATGGGCGTGGACAGCGTCAGCTCCCACGGCGTGGTGGACCGCATCTTCGAGGCGGGCCTGCTGCCCAAGGGCGCGGGCAACGTGCTCCTGAAGGTGGGTGAGCGGGAAGGCAAGGACGTGCGCGGCGCCGCCGCGGCCATCCTCGAGAACAAGGACGTCCTCAAGAACCTCTTCCAGAGCGTGAACGCATGAGCGAGCATCTCGAACCCAACGTCAAGCTCGACATCGAGCACATCCTCGAGGGCCTGGAGGACTACCATCCCCCACGCAAGGGCTGGACCTGGCGCGACGTGCCCACCGAGGGCGTCAACATGGGCCCCTTCCACTTCCGGGACATGTCCAAGCCCCTGAAGAACTCCATCGGGCTCCCCGCCTCCAAGTACTTCGACCACATCGACCCCCAGCCCTCCTGCGTGGTCACCACCGAGATCGCCTCCGGGCGCTTCGAGGACGACATCCGCCGCATGCGCATGGCGGCCTGGCACGGGGCGGACCACATCATGGTCATCCGCACCACCGGCCAGAGCCACATCGACGGCCTGCTGGAAGGCACCCCCGAGGGCATCGGCGGGGTGCCCATCACCCGCAAGCAGATCCGCGCCAGCCGCAAGGCCTGCGACCTCATCGAGGAGGAGGTGGGCCGGCCCATCAACTTCCATTCCTACGTCTCGGGCGTGGCGGGCCCCGAAGTGGCCGTGCTGTTCGCCGAGGAGGGCATCAACGGCGCCCACCAGGACCCCCAGTACAACGTCCTCTACCGCAACGTGAACATGTACCGCTCCTTCGTGGACGCCGCCGAGGCCAAGTCGGTCATGGCCGGCGCCGGCATCTTCCAGATCGACGGGGCCCACAACGCCAACGCCACCGCCAAGGCGGGCTGGCTGGTGATGCCCGAGCTCATGGTGCAGCACGGCATCAACTGCGCCTTCTCCGTGGCCGCGGGCATGGACCGGAGCCTCATCGGGCTGTCCACCGTGCCCCCCAACTCCCCCCCGGCCCCCAAGCTCTGGTTCGACCTGCCCTACGCCGTGGCCCTGCGCGACTTCTTCAGCGAGTACAAGATGCGGGCCCAGCAGAACACCCGCTACATCGAGGCCGACATCGAGGAGGCCGTGCGCACCCACACGGTGGACACCCTCATCTCCATGCTCACCCGCGCCGACATCCAGTCCACCATCACCCCGGACGAAGGCCGCAACGTGCCCTGGCACTACAACAACATCCGCGGCGTCCAGACCGTCAAGCAGACCTGGGCCGCCCTGGACGGCATCAAGGAGCTGCTGACCCTCAACCACGACGGCCCCCTGGGCGGCATGGTGCGCGACCTCAAGGAGCGCGCCGTGGCCTTCCTGGAGGAGGTGGTGGAACAGGGCGGCTACTTCGCCGCCGTGGAGCAGGGCTTCTTCGTGGACTCCGCCAAGTACCCCGAGCGCAGCGGCGACGGCATCGCCCGCGACGGCAAGGGCGGCGTGGGCGCGGGCTCCCTGATCCCCCGGGACGCCGACTACTTCGCCCCCGTGTGCAGCCACTTCGGCCACAACCACGTGCCCGAAGGCCTGGACAAGCCCTGCGCCCCCATCCAGGGCTGCACCCTCTGCGTGCCCGGGAAGATCGTCTACATCGACGAGCTGGACCCCGAGGACTCCTGCGACCGCCGCCTGGAGAAGACCCTGCCCTACCGCAAGGGCGGCCTCATCCGCCCCGAGGCCGAGTGGGCCGGGGACGGCACGGTGCTCATCCAGCTCTTCGTGCCCGAGAACGAGGACATCGCCCCGGTGTACGCCACCGAGATGGCCCGCAAGATGGGCCTCGCGGACCCCGAGGTGATCAACACCATGGTCCTGCACCCCTCCGAAGGCTGCTTCGTGGAGGTCAAGGGCAAGGTGGCCTTCGACATCGAGAAGAGCACCCTGAAGATCCCCGAGAAGGAGATCATCCTCCCCGAGGAGGTCCTGCGCGCCGCCGTGAAGGCCACGGGCCTGCGCGTGGTGGCCGGCACCGTGGGCGAGGACGAGCACAGCGTGGGCCTTCGCGAGATCCTGGACATCAAGCACGGCGGCATCGAGAAGTACGGCGTCAAGTACACCTACCTGGGCACCTCGGTGCCCCTGGGCAAGCTGGTGGACGCGGCCATCGAGACCGGGGCCCAGGCCATCCTCATCTCCACGATCATCAGCCACAACGACGTGCACCGCGCCCAGATGCGCAAGCTGGCGGAACTCTGCCGGGAAAAGGGCATCCGGGACAGCGTGGTCCTGATCGCCGGGGGCACCCAGGTGAACCGGGACATGGCCGCCGAGACGGGCCTGGACGCCACCTTCGGGCGGGGCACCAAGGGCATCCACGTCGTCAACGCCATGGTCAAGGTCCTCCGGGCCCGGGGCGTGGTGTAGCGTGGACGGAATCCAGGTCCTGACCATCGAGGTGGGGAGCACGATCACGAAGGTGAACGGCTTCGCGCGGGATGGCCGGGACGGGTTCCGGCACCTGGCCCAGGGGTTCGCGCCCACCAGCGTGGCCCTGGGCGACGTGGGCATCGGCGTGCGGGAGGCCGTGGCCGACCTGGAGGGCCGCTTCGGCGGCCCCGCCGGGACGCCCGAGACCTTCGTGAACAGCTCCGCCGCAGGGGGCCTGCGCATGACCGTGCACGGGCTCACGAAGGGCATGACCGCCCGCGCCGCCCAGGAGGCCTCCCTGGGCGCCGGGGCCATCGTCAAGCAGGTGACCGCGGGCCCCCTGGACGACTTCGACCTGGAGGAGCTCCGGGAGATCGCCCCGAACATGATCCTGCTCGCAGGGGGCGTGGACTACGGCGAGAAGGACATCGTGATGCGCAACGCCGAGCGCATCGCCGGCCTGGGCCTGAAGGTGCCGGTGGTCTACGCCGGCAACATCGCGCTGCAGCGCCCCATCCGCAGGCTGTTCCAGGAGGCCGGCCTCGAGCTGCTCCTGGCCGACAACGTCTTCCCCGACGTGGACGTCCTCAACGTCCAGCCCCTGCGCGGCCAGATCCACGACCTCTTCAGCCGCCACATCGTCCACGCCCCGGGCATGGCCCCCTTCGCGGACCTCACCCGGTGGGGCATCCTGCCCACCCCGGGCGCGGTGCTGCGGGGGGCCGAGCTGTTCGCGGAGAGCATGGGGGACTGCCTGGTCTTCGACGTGGGCGGGGCCACCACGGACGTGCACTCCGTCACCGACGGCAGCCTGGAGTTCGCCAGCCGGCTGGTGGACCCCGAGCCACGGGCCAAGCGCACCGTGGAGGGCGACCTGGGGGTCTACGTGAACGCCCACCACATCGTGGACACCTTCGGCACCGAGGAGTGGCGCGCGCGCCTCCTGGACCTGCAGGCCCTGCCCGCCACGGAACGGGAGCGGGAGCTCACCCGGTGGCTCTGCGCCCGGGCCGTGGAGGTGGGCATCCGGCGCCACGCCGGGATCGTCTCGGACCTCTACACCCCCACCGGGCGCAAGCAGATCATCAAGGGCAAGGACCTCACCTCCGTGAAGTGGGTGGTGGCCACCGGCGGCGCCCTCACCCGGGTCCCGGGGGGTTCGGAGTGCCTGCGGGCCGTCTGCACCGGTGCCGGCACCCACCTGCTGCCCCCCCCGGAGGCGCGCATCCTCATCGACCGCGACTACCTCTTCTCGGCCCTGGGCACCCTGGCCCAGGCCTACCCGGACGACGTGAGGACCACCTTCCGCCGCTGGGCCGAATCGGAGCCCTGATGTACTACCGGACCCCCCGCCTCGAGATCTACCCCGACCGCATCACGGCCAACGCCCGGTCCGTCATCGCCCGCTGCCACGCCCACGGCGCCAAGGTGGCCTGCGTCACCAAGGTCACCTGCGCCCACCCCGCGGTGGTGCACGCCCTGGAGCTGGGGGGGGCCGACCTCATCGCCGATTCCCGCATCTCCAACCTCATGTCCATGGCCAACACGGGCCAGGCCCTGCCCCTGATGCTCCTTCGCATCCCGGCGCCCTCGCGGGCCGCCGACGTGGTGCGCTGCGCGGACACCACCCTCAATTCCAGCGTGGAGACCATCCGGCTCCTCTCCGAGGCGGCCCAGTTCCTGAACGTGCACCACAACATCATCGTCATGGTGGACGTGGGCGACCTGCGGGAGGGCGTCTGGCCCGACCAGGCCATCCGCGTGGTGCGCGAGGCCAGCCGGCTGCCCAACATCAACGTGGCCGGGCTGGGCTGCAACCTGGCCTGCTACGGCGGGGTCATCCCGTCGGTGGAGAACATGAACGCCCTCATCGAGGTCCGCGACGCCTGCCGCCGGGCCACGGGCCTGGAGCTGGCCACCCTGTCCGGGGGCAACAGCGCCAGCCTCCCGCTCCTGGAATCCGGTCTCATGCCCAAGGAAATCAACCAGTTCCGCATCGGGGAAGCCATCGTCCTGGGCCGCAACGTCCTGGACCGCAGCCCCTGGACCGGCACCCGCCAGGACACGTTCCGCATGGTCGCCGAGGTGGTGGAGCTGGAGCGAAAGCCCTCGGTGCCCGTGGGCGACCGTGGCCAGGACGCCTTCGGCGGCTTCGAGGAGTTCACGGACCGGGGCGTGCGCCTGCGGGCCATCTGCAACCTGGGCCGCCAGGACGTCACCGTGGACGGCATCGTGCCCGAGGACAAGGGGATCATCGTCCTGGGCGGCAGCAGCGACCACCTGGTGCTGGACGTGGAGGAGGCCGAAACGCCCGTGAAGCTGGGAATGGAGCTGGGATTTTCACCCAACTACAGTGCATTGCTGGCTTTATCAACCTCTCCCTACGTGCAGAAGGCCGTCATCAGGGGCTAGAATCAAGCAGGGGAACCCATGCTCTACCAGACCCACGCCCGTGTGCATCTCGGGAACATCCGCAGGAACCTCGAGGGCATCCGCGCCCAGGTGGGCCCGGACCGCTTGGTCCTCATCGCCGTCAAGGCGAACGCCTACGGACACGGGGCTGTGGCGGTCTCGCGCATGGCCGAGGGCCTGGGCCTCGCCGACTGGCTGGGCGTGGCCACCGTCCCCGAAGGCCTGGAACTGCGGGAGGCCGGGCTCAGGCTGCCGATCCTCAAGTTCTCCCCCACGTTCCCGGAAGAGATGGCCGCGGCGGTGGCGGCGGACCTCACCCTGACCGTCTGCGAGCCGGAGAACATCCGCCTCCTTCAGGCCGCCGCCCGCGGCCTGGGGCGGCAGGCGCGGGTGCATCTCAAGATCGACACCGGCATGGGCCGCATCGGCGTGACGCCGGAAGAGGCGCCCGCCCTGGCGCTCTTCATCGAGCGCGACTGCCCGGACCTGGTGCTGGAAGGGCTCATGACCCACCTGCCGGTGAGCGACGAGGAGGCCGGGATCCCCTACACCCGGGCCGAGATCGCCCTCTTCCGGGAGACCGCCTCGGCCCTGGCCGCCGCCATCGGGCGCATGCCGGGCCTGGTGCACTGCTCCAACTCCGGCGCGGTCCTGGGCCACGAGGAGGGCTGGCTCTCCATGGTGCGGCCCGGCGTCATGATCTACGGCCACTACCCGGACGCCACCACGCCGCGGACCATCCCCCTCCACCCCGGCATGTCCGTCGTCACCCGCCTCGCCTTCGTCAAGCAGGTCGCCGGCGGCACCGCCATCGGCTACGGCCGCACCTGGGTGGCCGAACGGGACACCTGGATCGGCACGATCCCCGCGGGCTACGCCGACGGCTTCAACCGCCTCTTCTCCAACCGCGGCCGGGTCCTGCTCCAGGGGCGCTCCTACCCCGTCGTCGGCCGCGTGTGCATGGACCAGTGCATGATCGACCTGGGCCCCGAGACCTCCGCCGCCCCGGGCGACGAGGTGGTGCTCATGGGCCGCAGCGGCCGCGAGGAGATCCCCGCCCAGGAGTGGGCGGACGTCCTCGGAACCATCACCTACGAAGTCACCTGCCAGATCAACGCCCGCGTGGAGCGGGTCTTCGACCCGGAAACAGCCTGAGGGAGCAGCCATGACCATGCAACTCAAGGATCTCGGAAAAGCCGTGTTGGACACGGAATACGCGGTGCGCGGCCCCATCGTCGCCCGTGCCCAGGAGCTGGAGAAGCATGGCCGGGAGGTCATCTACTGCAACATCGGAAACCCCCAGTCCCTGGGCCAGCGCCCCATCACCTACGTGCGCCAGCTCCTGGCCCTGTGCGAGTATCCCGAGCTGATCACGGCCGCCGCCGGCCTCTTCCCCGCCGACGTCCTGGAGACCGCCCAGGCCATCCTCAAGGGCTCCCGCCACGGCCTGGGGGCCTACAGCGAGAGCCGCGGCGTGCGCTTCATCCGCGAGGCCGTGGCCGAGTTCATCCAGGAGCGCGACGGGGCTGGGATCGACCCCGACCAGGTGTTTCTCACCGACGGCGCCAGCAAGGGCGTCCAGAGCATCCTGAAGCTCCTCATCGCCGGGCCCGCCGACGGGATCATGATCCCCATTCCCCAGTACCCCCTCTACAGCGCCACCATCACCCTCTACGAGGGCCGCATCGTGCCGTACGGCCTGGACGAGGCCGACCACTGGCGGCTCAACCCCGCCCTCCTGGAGGCCGCCCTGGCCAAGGCCCAGGCCGAGGGCACCCGGGTCAAGGCCATCTGCGTCATCAACCCGGGCAACCCCACCGGCGCGGTGCTGGACGAGGCGAACATCGCCATGGTCCTGGAGTTCGCCCGGAAGCACGGCCTTTCCGTCCTGGCCGACGAGGTCTACCAGGAGAACATCTACCTGGCCGGCGACAGGTTCGTCTCCTTCGCCAAGGTCCTCCAGGAACGGGGGATCCGGGACGTGTCGCTCTTCAGCTTCCACTCCTGCTCCAAGGGCTTCCAGGGCGAGTGCGGCGTGCGGGGCGGCTACTTCGAGTACCGCAACGTCCCCGAGGACGTGGCCGCCCAGATCCTCAAGCTCCAGTCGGTGAGCCTCTGCGCCAACCTGGCCGGCCAGGTGGCCACGTACGCCATGGTGCGCCCCCCCCGCCCCGGAACCCCCTCCTACGCGCTCTACCAGCAGGAGCGCGGCGGCATCCTCGAGAGCATGAAGCAGCGCGCCGTCATCCTGGCCGAGGGCCTGAACCGCATCGAAGGCATCACCTGCAACGTCATCGCCGGCGCCATGTACGCCTTCCCCCGGGTCGCCCTGCCCCCCGGCGTCACCGACGACGCCTGGTGCATGGCGCTCCTGGAGGAGACCGGCATCTGCGTGGTGCCCGGCTCCGGCTTCGGCCAGGCCGAGGGCACCGCCCACTTCCGCACCACCATCCTGCCCCCCACCGAGAAGATCCGCGCGGTGGTGGAGAAGCTGGCCGCCTTCCACCGGGCCTACAGCGCCCGGGTCTGAACGGACGGCCGCCTGGATTTCACCTCCATTCCCTTGACAGGAAGCCGATAATTTAAGAGCCGGGGCCTTCCCGCCCCGGCGGCTTCAGGGAGGCAACCCATGGCCTCGATTCCCGGAATCACCGGTACGACTGTTCCGCAAATCCCCACCCAGCCGTCCTTCAAGCTCCCTGGCGCGCCCACACCGGCCGAGCAACTGAAGGAAGCGACCGAATCGCTGGCGGATCTCCGCCTGGAGGCGGCCCAGGGCAACCTGCGGGCCGAAACGAAGCTCGCCCTTGAACAGGACCTGTTCGGGAAACCGGCCAAGTCGTCGATCAACCTGCTGGCATGAACGGACGGGCCCTCACCGCCCCCCGTTCCCGCTTCCTTTTCATCCCTTTCATCCCCCGCATCCATTCATCCCCGTTCAGCAGGGCCAGCGAACGGATGGGTCGGCACGCGAAGGAATGCGTCGCGCCGACCCACACCCTGGCTGGCCCTGCTGGAACAGGGATAAATCGGATCAACAGGATAAAAAGGATGAATGACCAAAAAGCGGGGACCCCCTGAAGGATCCCCGCCATCCCAAATCTAGAAAACGAACTTGAACCCGAAGGCGGCGGTCCGTGGCCCGTTGGCCTGGTAATTCAACCCGCGGTTGCCGAAGGTGCTGTTCTTGTAGGCGGCGCGCATGCGCACCGTGGTGCCCGGGAAGAGCGGGTTGCCGGTGATGGCCGCGGTGGAGTTCAGCTGGTTGTTGTAGTTGGAGCCGTAGTCGTAGTTGTTGAGCAGGTTGGAGATCGTCACGAACGGCTCGAGGATCATCCGGGGCGTGAACTTGATGGTGTGGGAGATGCGCAGGCCCATGTCCAGGTTCCAGTCGCCCACGCCCGTGCCGATCACGTAGTTCGGATGGGCCAGGGAGGCGGCGCCCATGTAGATGGGGTAGCCGGTGACGGGATCCGCATCGTTGTTGTAGCCGTTGTAGATGTCGTAGAACTTGCCGCTGTGCCAGGTCCCCAGCACGCCCACGTGGGTGCCGAAGTCGAAGTTGTAGGTGAAGGCGAAGGAACCCGAGAAGTGCTCGGTGCCCACGCTCGGGCGCTCGGGATTCGTCTTGTACGGATAGACGGCGCCCGCCCCGTAGAAGTCCGCGCTGCCGTTGTTGTCGAAGGACCTGGAGGAGCCGCCGTAGGAGGAGCGCACGTCCTTGGCCACGAAGGTCATGATGCCCGTGAAGGCCGGCGACGTGTATGACCACTTCACCTGGAGCTGGTGGCTGCTGCTGGTCTGGTTGGACAGGAAGACGGTGTCGCCCATGTCGGCGACCCCGGGGGCCCAGGTGACGCCCTGGGCGGCGGGGGACCAGGCTTCGGGGGCGCTGCCGTCCGAGGCGAACTGGGAGGAGGCGTGCTTGGTCTTGCTGTGGATGTACTGCAGGTCCACGTTCTGGTGCTCGCCGATCCGGACGGTCATGCCCAGGTTGAACGTATCCGTGGTGGGATACTCGAAGTCCGAGGCCATGAGCTGCTTGCCGGCCGTGCCGAAGGAGGCCTGGGTGAGCCAGCCGTCCACGGTGTTGAGGAAGTAGTCCCGCAGCCCGTTGACGTTGTGGGTGTAGTTGTAGGGCGTGAGATCCGCGGGCAGCACCAGGGCGTGGCCGTTGACGTTGGTCAGCGTGGTTCCCTGGGAGAAGTTCGCCACGTTGACGGTGCCCGGCGCCGAGGCGCCGCTCGCGGTCAGCGCCGCCTGGTTGTTGAAGGTGGAACGGGAAAGTCCGTTGGCCCGGTCGTTCAGGGCCCGGCTGAACCCGGTGACGTTGTCGATGACGTTGGCGACGAAGCGCCCGTAGCCCAGCTTGAGGGTGAGGCTGTCATCCCCGCGGGGCTTGTAGATGGCCTGGAGGCGGGGCGAGATGTAGGTCTTGTTGTCGGGGGGCGTGGTGCCGTGGAGGAGCATGGGGTTGGCTGAGCCGATCTGGCTGTAGAGGCCCGCCCAGTTCTTCAGGAAGTCGAAGGAGGTGTCCTTGTCCGCCCGGATGCCCAGGTAGATGGAGAAGTTGGGCGTGAGGGTCCAGTCGTCCTGGGCGTAGAACCCGTACTGCTTGATCTTGTCGCCTTCCTGGACGCCCTTGGGCCGCATGATCAGGCCCACGACGTTGGTGTTGGCCGGAACGTTGCCCCAGAGCTGCGGGCCGAAGGTGATGCCCGATTCGAAGAAGACGTAGGGGCCCGTCTCGGGGTAGAAGAGGGTCTGGTCCGCGTAGGTGTAGGCCTGGTAGTCGATGCCGGCCTTCAGGAAGTGGTCCCCGGTCTGGTAGGCCACGTCGTTGCGCCACTGGGTCCGCTTGATGCCGGTGTTCTGGATCGCGTTGGGGTCATGGCCGACGCGTCCGAGTTCCGTGGGCTGGAGGGGCAGCAGCGTGCTGTTGCGGGTGCGGATCTGCAGGTTGCCGACGCCGTCGCCCTGGCTGCCGGGCTGGATCAGGTTGGTGTAGTCGAAGTACACCAGGTTGCTTTCCCAGATCATGTTGGGTGTAAGGTTCGTCGTGACCTTCACGCCGTACCGGTTGGTCTTGTTCAGGCCGTTGCCCAGCATGGAGGGGTCGACGCGCCCGAAGACGGCCGTGGTGTGCGAGAAGGCCTGGTTGGGCGTCTCGTTCTTGTCGTAGCCGTAGGTGAAGGTGGCGTTCACGGTCTGGCTGGCGGACCAGTCCAGGCGGGCGTAGACGTTGGTCTCCTTCACTTCCGCCATGAGCCCGCCCAGGGACGGGTAGGCGGCCACGGCGTTGGTGGCGAAGGTGGTCGGCACCGCCTCCTCCTTCTTCCGCTCCACCGAGAACATGTAGAACAGCTTGTCCTTGATGATCGGCCCGGCCACCGTGGCGGAGATCGTCTGGCTGTTGTTGTCCTTCTTGGTGCCCTCGTCCGTGCTGCGGGCCCGCAT from Geothrix sp. 21YS21S-2 includes these protein-coding regions:
- a CDS encoding aminotransferase class I/II-fold pyridoxal phosphate-dependent enzyme, whose protein sequence is MTMQLKDLGKAVLDTEYAVRGPIVARAQELEKHGREVIYCNIGNPQSLGQRPITYVRQLLALCEYPELITAAAGLFPADVLETAQAILKGSRHGLGAYSESRGVRFIREAVAEFIQERDGAGIDPDQVFLTDGASKGVQSILKLLIAGPADGIMIPIPQYPLYSATITLYEGRIVPYGLDEADHWRLNPALLEAALAKAQAEGTRVKAICVINPGNPTGAVLDEANIAMVLEFARKHGLSVLADEVYQENIYLAGDRFVSFAKVLQERGIRDVSLFSFHSCSKGFQGECGVRGGYFEYRNVPEDVAAQILKLQSVSLCANLAGQVATYAMVRPPRPGTPSYALYQQERGGILESMKQRAVILAEGLNRIEGITCNVIAGAMYAFPRVALPPGVTDDAWCMALLEETGICVVPGSGFGQAEGTAHFRTTILPPTEKIRAVVEKLAAFHRAYSARV
- the alr gene encoding alanine racemase, translating into MLYQTHARVHLGNIRRNLEGIRAQVGPDRLVLIAVKANAYGHGAVAVSRMAEGLGLADWLGVATVPEGLELREAGLRLPILKFSPTFPEEMAAAVAADLTLTVCEPENIRLLQAAARGLGRQARVHLKIDTGMGRIGVTPEEAPALALFIERDCPDLVLEGLMTHLPVSDEEAGIPYTRAEIALFRETASALAAAIGRMPGLVHCSNSGAVLGHEEGWLSMVRPGVMIYGHYPDATTPRTIPLHPGMSVVTRLAFVKQVAGGTAIGYGRTWVAERDTWIGTIPAGYADGFNRLFSNRGRVLLQGRSYPVVGRVCMDQCMIDLGPETSAAPGDEVVLMGRSGREEIPAQEWADVLGTITYEVTCQINARVERVFDPETA
- a CDS encoding TonB-dependent receptor domain-containing protein, with the protein product MSNIRSRVLCTIVAGLCSGGVLMAQQTFGAFKGRVTDKATGNPKGAVTITILNQGTGYTRTAVTAADGTFRFQAVPLGNYRILFKSADSTSSVTRTSQLGVETDASIALAPALAATVTVVATADTVDQANTNSAEVGVNVSADRLESLPVLSRNVVAAAVLAPGVQLIAGSNVDPTKKTSTYMSTGEGQGRGTNFNIDGGDNNSTDVGGYVSPIPMDAIGEFQVVTNQYKAEFGRSNAGFLNVVSKSGSNAFTGIVSGQYTNQSMRARSTDEGTKKDNNSQTISATVAGPIIKDKLFYMFSVERKKEEAVPTTFATNAVAAYPSLGGLMAEVKETNVYARLDWSASQTVNATFTYGYDKNETPNQAFSHTTAVFGRVDPSMLGNGLNKTNRYGVKVTTNLTPNMIWESNLVYFDYTNLIQPGSQGDGVGNLQIRTRNSTLLPLQPTELGRVGHDPNAIQNTGIKRTQWRNDVAYQTGDHFLKAGIDYQAYTYADQTLFYPETGPYVFFESGITFGPQLWGNVPANTNVVGLIMRPKGVQEGDKIKQYGFYAQDDWTLTPNFSIYLGIRADKDTSFDFLKNWAGLYSQIGSANPMLLHGTTPPDNKTYISPRLQAIYKPRGDDSLTLKLGYGRFVANVIDNVTGFSRALNDRANGLSRSTFNNQAALTASGASAPGTVNVANFSQGTTLTNVNGHALVLPADLTPYNYTHNVNGLRDYFLNTVDGWLTQASFGTAGKQLMASDFEYPTTDTFNLGMTVRIGEHQNVDLQYIHSKTKHASSQFASDGSAPEAWSPAAQGVTWAPGVADMGDTVFLSNQTSSSHQLQVKWSYTSPAFTGIMTFVAKDVRSSYGGSSRSFDNNGSADFYGAGAVYPYKTNPERPSVGTEHFSGSFAFTYNFDFGTHVGVLGTWHSGKFYDIYNGYNNDADPVTGYPIYMGAASLAHPNYVIGTGVGDWNLDMGLRISHTIKFTPRMILEPFVTISNLLNNYDYGSNYNNQLNSTAAITGNPLFPGTTVRMRAAYKNSTFGNRGLNYQANGPRTAAFGFKFVF